Proteins from a single region of Gambusia affinis linkage group LG12, SWU_Gaff_1.0, whole genome shotgun sequence:
- the LOC122841336 gene encoding oxygen-regulated protein 1, producing the protein MSNTPLQDPPAEEMSSSSGQMLPSRPVQSVSEPSASKRVCFYKSGDYQFSGHRMTVTARTFKTFDALLDALSKKVPLPFGVRTITTPRGTHFVKALEDLQDGGAYVCSDQKRVKPLNLEEVNRRQVPWNATKPLNARRRKRQEFKFHQFGRGTDTRNRPAKVTEKVAVRTPKKLTVIKNRDPTVRRTIVLQRKTAPTFDALLDYLSQILQFPVLKLYSTDGRRVDGLAALILCSGIIVAAGNESFRLGNQRFYRAGQTAQIMYVEHVEPSTLNPRMQKDKSLSSGRGSRNFSVSSERFIVNQINKSQKSSLNDYLHHPSGLSETEAHQEHAAMETCEPEREDNEHISYVVPHDDDIEKSFRINQDGSMTVEMKVHLTIKEEEMLHWTTTLSRSGLNKKTVCASLSGSDNSSPDSNNAVAKGSPGIEEDERKEENYHDGAARGVAFNEEHIYKGYSSTTLGRAKTRFKRTPTPGPQQVNERASVENVKMVTETGFQQSTLGHYSYMERTADGETTEGYCIVRHSNSNKPVPKSRRTTSSEASSKHSSLKSSGVAEVLQIQNDGMEVTETVMHIYESQGCYDNYVANEELSADGTSLHGSPPVAESKLSTSSGPQSSSNDCDIDCNWQPPTVNSLQRQKEEMLSLSSEAGSLTHQAANNLSSVTENEAAGLQKVETVNKRNAAKSTKKKKIARPLFNEKSSVSTNGSDKKHQESIKGSSKHSKYSSTDKLSSNASVGKKSLSSLDRSKSTLKSKGTENSQSKKSIKDEKIIKDSALLLNPGNTKPSPQQKKSQNKIASNNGHNINTPTGRPQMKKNMSDILQAKMPLSPSQKTISRPKSMTECGLSLPKPPQELSETGSLPSLNPSPSEIHQYVENWLENANPDSVPYADEVITDGTETQAKVVFKIGDDSESDEINQCQTTLSNAMKKSSSCLSVPLYHEGLASGAQQGEQLARGVCVSMPSVRCDPENNENKLRLHKSVEAIGTNDSEMSSSHLLSPKAKLRPVLRQVCSSIQCIRRTSASSTGPTLQNSSSLPNFSTQVASVFGSSCKAFISFLSVMTLRDNVKGSQLGEGSQSRTPSEAMLMMESLQKISAMEDEEEQRASLTDLQSRASSQIRERWKDFQILRERLESEPLSPRVSETEFALDVVSDGGDAFEDQQMVLDELMEELNMPQDLREEIVSTIQQTKSFYPAEESTFVETVRNQSDSEEDLERFVGDCEEETKDSPEPRSTTGDLTETNHEHDDEVNPDLVKESLIMSERDKELKNEKQETETVNNLGNNENVNTDEEDEGEELKKEREIGMEVKTEMQGDSEEEKTSEGEFVQKLEEVEEAMTEDEEVTQNRLEEEEEAVEETGNADTIEDTDEREGAGETEEEGNNQDVQTEENEEQDDDEVESIINEEDGEEVMTEGQEDEEEEEEEEEEEEKKGEEQDGEESKGSLPGETEEEVEEEEKTERKGEVIEMLEHENMDPDMMSKASTCTVDDKTDEEESEQIEEDVGEKEEDEKGQLTDEVTEEKGEEEMENEEEKIKHQKDEETEETNGEKCDEVEGEGNSLENTETDLEEETPEEEDVMNESDNEQITVAGKTVVEEERNVSEDSESNQKFDSAQMRHQVQKDEAQEGAILDEVDSFSDDQDCETMPEEASCVQHSNSCEETIDTPSKYSSEGQCEDKCTDTIHETDEGGEDDRRNSLTHPVEISQELLDFVNDALQSYTLIFTYDIQGNIRIVPDNARVVQTKQSLIPKPRKDSSYGLKCLPSPVTSDLSDYRPETSGSGGYKTQESVDIISESGEEPLEKANSTERRMLEKRHSRLSPSSCSLKSENSPLSSDEGTKASREDLSYFSAASSLKAETEAETQNPQNAPLRFDKDSAHGVLIDRGRWLLKENHLIRKSPPVSLGMYGNLDSTSTETCPENTSVDSPSYTKTQHSALAAISSSELEEMAKPLTPKCTYFNMPHGSDSDPFLEDVSIRSQKHDASSIKARGFRVSPIDTSKTWANRNGSLSSFASVEFKMPDRKVHPEVDSSAAMQPRRTSIGEQGALQAQDSLDSLHLRCGQYCPIL; encoded by the exons ATGAGCAACACACCTCTCCAAGACCCTCCAGCCGAGGAGATGTCCTCTAGCAGTGGGCAGATGTTGCCCTCTCGGCCTGTGCAATCCGTTTCGGAGCCCTCAGCTTCTAAACGAGTATGCTTCTACAAAAGCGGTGACTATCAGTTCAGTGGGCATCGGATGACAGTCACTGCCCGCACCTTTAAGACATTCGATGCTCTCCTGGATGCTCTTTCCAAAAAAGTGCCTCTGCCGTTTGGAGTACGAACCATAACCACACCTCGAGGAACTCACTTTGTTAAAGCTTTGGAAGATTTACAGGATGGGGGAGCTTATGTGTGTTCGGATCAGAAACGGGTGAAGCCATTAAACCTGGAAGAGGTGAACCGCAGGCAGGTGCCTTGGAATGCGACAAAGCCTCTCAATGCAAGACGGCGTAAGAGGCAGGAGTTCAAGTTCCATCAGTTTGGCAGAGGAACTGATACAAGGAACAGGCCAGCAAAGGTCACTGAGAAAGTGGCAGTGCGGACGCCCAAGAAGCTCACAGTTATCAAAAACAGGGACCCTACAGTTAGACGAACCATTGTGTTGCAGAGAAAAACAGCCCCAACTTTTGATGCTTTGCTGGATTACCTCTCCCAGATACTCCAGTTTCCAGTGCTGAAACTCTACTCTACAGATGGCAGACGG GTTGATGGTCTTGCTGCACTTATCTTATGCTCTGGAATCATTGTGGCAGCTGGTAACGAGTCTTTCAGATTAGGAAACCAGCGTTTTTACAGAGCAGGCCAGACGGCACAGATTATGTATGTGGAACACGTGGAACCATCAACATTAAACCCCAGAATGC AGAAAGATAAATCTTTATCCAGTGGAAGAGGCTCAAGAAACTTCTCCGTGTCATCAGAACGATTCATTGTCAACCAGATAAACAAGTCCCAGAAAAGCAGCTTGAACGACTACCTGCACCATCCCAGTGGACTATCTGAAACAGAAGCCCATCAGGAGCATGCAGCCATGGAGACATGCGAACCTGAGAGGGAAGATAATGAGCATATTAGCTACGTCGTCCCTCATGATGACGACATTGAAAAGTCATTCCGCATAAACCAAGACGGCAGTATGACAGTAGAGATGAAAGTTCATCTGACGATCAAGGAAGAGGAGATGCTTCACTGGACAACCACACTCAGCCGCTCCGGCCTTAACAAGAAGACAGTTTGTGCCTCCCTCTCTGGGTCAGACAACAGCTCACCCGACTCAAACAATGCTGTTGCCAAAGGCTCCCCAGGTATTGAAGAGgatgaaagaaaagaggaaaactaCCATGACGGAGCTGCAAGGGGCGTTGCCTTTAATGAAGAGCACATCTATAAAGGTTATAGTTCCACAACTTTGGGTAGAGCAAAAACACGATTTAAGCGGACTCCTACACCAGGCCCACAACAGGTGAATGAGAGGGCTTCAGTAGAGAACGTAAAAATGGTTACAGAGACAGGATTTCAACAGAGCACCCTGGGACATTATTCATATATGGAGAGAACTGCTGATGGCGAGACTACCGAGGGCTATTGCATTGTCAGACACAGCAACAGCAATAAGCCGGTTCCTAAATCTCGTAGGACGACGTCATCAGAAGCGAGCAGCAAACACTCCTCTCTCAAGTCATCAGGGGTCGCTGAGGTCCTTCAGATACAGAATGATGGAATGGAGGTCACGGAGACTGTGATGCATATTTATGAGAGTCAAGGTTGCTACGACAACTATGTTGCAAATGAGGAGCTTAGCGCAGATGGCACTTCTTTGCATGGCTCCCCTCCAGTTGCAGAAAGCAAACTGTCCACTTCCTCTGGGCCTCAATCATCTAGTAATGATTGTGATATAGATTGTAACTGGCAGCCGCCCACCGTCAACTCACTACAGAGGCAGAAAGAGGAGATGCTATCACTTTCATCAGAGGCAGGATCTCTAACACATCAGGCTGCAAATAATCTGTCCTCGGTAACTGAGAATGAGGCTGCCGGCTTACAAAAGGTGGAAACGGTAAATAAACGTAATGCTGCCAAAAGTactaagaagaaaaagattgCTAGGCCACTTTTCAATGAGAAGAGTTCAGTTTCAACAAACGGTTCAGataaaaaacatcaagaaagCATAAAAGGCTCCTCTAAACATAGTAAATATTCATCTACTGACAAACTGAGCAGCAACGCCAGTGTAGGAAAAAAGAGCCTGAGTTCATTGGATAGATCTAAAAGTACACTGAAGAGTAAAGGAACAGAAAATTCTCAGTCTAAGAAGTCaatcaaagatgaaaaaataataaaggatTCAGCCTTACTACTTAACCCTGGAAATACTAAACCAAGcccacagcagaaaaaaagtcaaaacaaaatagcATCAAACAATGGACACAATATTAACACTCCAACCGGAAGGCCTCAGATGAAGAAGAACATGTCAGACATTTTACAAGCAAAAATGCCACTTTCACCCAGTCAAAAGACAATCAGCAGGCCAAAATCTATGACTGAATGTGGACTTTCATTACCCAAACCACCACAGGAACTGAGTGAGACTGGGTCTTTACCTTCTCTGAATCCTTCTCCTTCAGAAATTCACCAGTATGTTGAGAACTGGTTGGAAAATGCCAACCCAGACTCTGTGCCATATGCAGACGAGGTGATTACAGATGGAACAGAAACTCAGGCAAAGGTTGTATTTAAGATAGGTGATGACTCCGAATcagatgaaataaatcaatgcCAAACTACCTTAAGCAATGCCATGAAGAAATCCTCCTCTTGTTTATCAGTTCCTCTTTACCATGAGGGGTTGGCATCAGGTGCACAGCAGGGTGAACAGTTAGCCCGAGGCGTTTGTGTTTCAATGCCAAGTGTCAGGTGTGACCCAGAAAACAATGAGAATAAGCTCCGGTTGCACAAATCTGTTGAAGCCATTGGTACAAATGACAGTGAAATGTCTTCGTCTCACTTGTTGAGCCCAAAGGCAAAGCTAAGGCCAGTCCTTCGCCAGGTTTGTTCATCAATTCAATGCATCAGAAGAACATCTGCCAGCAGCACTGGTCCCACTCTTCAAAATTCAAGCAGCCTTCCTAACTTCTCAACACAAGTTGCCTCAGTGTTCGGCTCATCGTGTAAAGCCTTCATCTCATTCTTGTCGGTGATGACGCTGAGAGACAATGTTAAAGGTTCTCAACTTGGGGAAGGTAGCCAATCTAGAACTCCATCAGAGGCCATGCTAATGATGGAGTCTCTCCAGAAGATTTCTGCTATGGAAGATGAAGAAGAGCAGAGGGCAAGTCTTACTGACTTGCAAAGCAGAGCGTCTTCTCAGATAAGAGAGCGCTGGAAGGATTTCCAGATTTTGAGGGAGAGACTTGAAAGTGAACCACTTTCCCCCAGAGTTTCAGAGACTGAGTTTGCTCTGGATGTTGTCTCTGATGGCGGCGATGCATTCGAGGATCAGCAAATGGTCCTAGATGAGCTCATGGAGGAGCTAAACATGCCACAAGACCTCAGAGAAGAGATTGTTTCCACAATCCAACAAACCAAAAGTTTCTACCCTGCTGAGGAAAGTACTTTTGTTGAGACTGTTAGAAACCAGTCAGATTCAGAGGAAGATTTAGAGCGATTTGTCGGTGATTgtgaagaggaaacaaaagatTCACCAGAGCCTAGAAGTACAACTGGGGACTTAACCGAGACCAATCATGAACATGACGATGAGGTGAATCCGGACTTAGTCAAAGAAAGTCTGATAATGTCAGAAAGAGACAaggaattaaaaaatgaaaagcaggagACAGAAACTGTCAATAATTTaggaaataatgaaaatgtaaatactgaTGAAGAGGACGAAGGGGAAGAATTGAAAAAGGAAAGGGAAATAGGGATGGAAGTGAAAACAGAGATGCAGGGAGATTCAGAGGAAGAGAAGACAAGTGAAGGGGAATTTGTTCAAAAATTAGAGGAAGTTGAGGAAGCAATGACAGAGGATGAAGAGGTTACACAAAACAGActagaggaggaggaagaagcagtggaggaaacaggaaatgcTGATACAATTGAAGATACAGATGAGCGGGAGGGGGCaggagagacagaggaggaaggaaaCAATCAGGATGTCCAGACGGAAGAGAATGAGGAACAAGATGATGATGAAGTAGAGAGTATAATTAATGAGGAGGATGGAGAGGAGGTTATGACGGAGGGAcaggaagatgaggaggaggaggaggaagaggaggaggaggaggaaaagaaaggagagGAACAAGATGGGGAGGAAAGTAAAGGCTCTCTCCCTGGGGAAACAGAGGAGGAAgtagaagaggaagagaaaactGAGAGAAAAGGGGAAGTAATTGAGATGCTtgaacatgaaaacatggaTCCTGATATGATGTCAAAGGCATCTACTTGTACAGTTGACGACAAGACTGATGAGGAGGAAAGCGAGCAAATTGAGGAAGATGTTGGCGAAAAAGAGGAGGATGAGAAAGGGCAGTTAACAGATGAGGttacagaagaaaaaggagaagaggaaatggaaaatgaggaagaaaaaatcaaacatcaaaaagatgaagaaactgaggaaacaaatggagaaaagtGTGACGAGGTTGAAGGGGAGGGAAATAGTCTGGAGAAtacagaaactgatttggagGAAGAAACTCCAGAAGAGGAAGACGTTATGAATGAGTCGGACAATGAGCAAATTACGGTGGCAGGAAAAACTGTAGTTGAAGAAGAGAGGAATGTTAGTGAAGATAGCGAATCAAATCAGAAATTTGATTCGGCACAAATGAGGCACCAGGTACAAAAAGATGAGGCACAAGAAGGAGCTATTTTGGATGAAGTGGACAGTTTTTCCGATGATCAGGATTGTGAAACAATGCCGGAAGAAGCTTCTTGTGTGCAGCACAGTAATAGCTGTGAAGAAACAATTGACACTCCATCTAAATATTCCTCTGAAGGCCAGTGTGAGGATAAATGTACAGACACCATTCATGAGACAGATGAGGGAGGAGAAGATGATagaagaaacagtttaactCATCCAGTGGAAATTTCTCAGGAGCTTCTTGACTTTGTGAATGATGCTCTCCAGTCTTACACACTTATATTTACATACGACATTCAGGGAAATATTAGAATTGTGCCTGATAATGCGAGAGTTGTGCAAACTAAGCAAAGTTTGATACCAAAACCGAGAAAGGATAGTTCTTATGGTCTAAAATGCCTACCAAGCCCTGTCACGTCTGATTTATCAGATTACAGACCAGAGACGTCGGGCAGTGGAGGGTATAAAACGCAAGAGTCTGTAGATATTATCTCAGAAAGTGGAGAAGAGCCTTTAGAGAAAGCAAACAGCACTGAGAGAAGGATGTTAGAAAAAAGGCACTCCAGACTGTCACCTTCAAGTTGctcattaaaaagtgaaaacagccCTCTTTCCAGTGATGAAGGCACTAAAGCTTCAAGGGAGGATCTCTCTTATTTCAGTGCAGCAAGCTCATTAAAAGCTGAAACCGAAGCTGAAacacaaaatccacaaaatgCACCTTTAAGGTTTGATAAAGACTCAGCTCATGGGGTTTTGATTGATCGAGGAAGATGGCTTCTAAAAGAGAACCATCTCATAAGGAAATCCCCCCCAGTCTCTCTAGGAATGTACGGTAATCTGGACAGTACATCCACAGAAACATGCCCGGAAAACACAAGCGTTGATTCCCCATCTTACACTAAAACCCAGCACAGCGCCCTTGCTGCCATATCCTCCTCCGAGCTCGAGGAGATGGCGAAACCTCTGACTCCAAAGTGCACCTACTTCAACATGCCACATGGAAGCGACTCTGACCCCTTTTTGGAAGACGTCAGCATCAGGAGTCAGAAACATGATGCAAGCAGCATAAAAGCAAGAGGCTTCAGGGTTTCGCCCATTGACACTTCCAAAACTTGGGCTAACAGAAACGGCAGCCTGTCGTCATTTGCTTCAGTTGAGTTTAAAATGCCAGATAGAAAAGTTCACCCTGAGGTTGACTCCTCTGCAGCAATGCAGCCAAGAAGGACATCTATTGGTGAACAGGGTGCACTGCAAGCTCAAGACTCTTTGGACTCACTGCATTTGAGATGTGGGCAGTACTGCCCGATACTATAG
- the tcea1 gene encoding transcription elongation factor A protein 1: protein MGKKEEEEIIRIAKKMDKMAQKKNGAGALDLLKELRSVPMTLELLQSTRIGMSVNAIRKQSTDEEVTSLAKSLIKSWKKLLDEPGGGEKAPDEKRKEQTTPVVSPSQGSPEPKEESSSCSNSSSKSETSEVASNTFTTTFPRAPTTSDSIRLKCREMLASALQTGEDHIAIGADCEELGAQIEEYIFQEFKNTDMKYKNRVRSRISNLKDMKNPNLRRTVLCGSVTPERMAKMTAEEMASDELKEMRKNLTKEAVRDHQMATTGGTQTDLFTCGKCKGKNCTYTQVQTRSADEPMTTFVFCQQCGNRWKFC from the exons ATGgggaagaaggaggaagaggagattaTCAGAATCGCTAAAAAGATGGATAAAATGGCGCAGAAGAAAAACGGG GCCGGGGCACTGGATCTCTTGAAAGAGCTGCGGAGTGTACCCATGACTCTGGAGCTGCTCCAG TCCACCAGAATCGGAATGTCTGTTAATGCGATCCGCAAGCAGAGCACAGATGAGGAGGTGACTTCTCTCGCCAAGTCCTTGATCAAGTCTTGGAAGAAGCTTTTGG ATGAGCCGGGAGGTGGAGAAAAAGCTCCAGATGAGAAGCgaaaagaacaaacaacacCTGTTGTCTCTCCATCGCAAGGAAGCCCAGAGCCTAAGGAAGAGAG cagctcctgcagtAATTCCAGCAGCAAAAGTGAAACTTCTGAAGTCGCTTCCAACACGTTTACCACCACCTTTCCTCGCGCCCCAACCACCTCCGACTCCATCCGGCTCAAGTGCAGAGAGATGCTGGCCAGTGCTCTGCAGACCGGAG agGATCATATTGCCATTGGTGCTGATTGTGAGGAGCTTGGCGCACAGATTGAAGAAT ATATATTCCAAGAATTTAAGAACACAGACATGAAATATAAGAATCGTGTGCGGAGCCGGATCTCAAATCTAAAAGATATGAAAAATCCCAATTTAAGGAGGACCGTGCTCTGCGGGAGTGTAACCCCGGAGCGGATGGCCAAGATGACCGCAGAG GAAATGGCCAGTGACGAGCtgaaggaaatgaggaagaatTTGACCAAAGAAGCTGTCAGGGACCACCAGATGGCCACCACCGGCGGCACACAGACTGATTTATTCACCTGTGGCAAATGCAAGGGAAAGAACTGCACCTACACACAG GTTCAAACTCGAAGTGCTGATGAACCGATGACCACGTTTGTCTTCTGCCAGCAGTGTGGAAA
- the LOC122841296 gene encoding LOW QUALITY PROTEIN: vimentin-like (The sequence of the model RefSeq protein was modified relative to this genomic sequence to represent the inferred CDS: inserted 1 base in 1 codon), translating to MFQGTPLQAQSADSPGVAANCDHFAPFAGSLXKDSSGMSYRVAPHSSYKKMFGGERNATRSSYSSRQFSSPLRSSRVSFGLSSAPSIYSAKTQRLRSSAAMPRLASENLDFSLSDAINNEFITNRTNEKVQMQSLNDRFASYIEKVRFLEQQNKILLAELEQLRGKGTSRVGDLYEDEMRELRRQVDQLSNEKARVEVHRDNLADDIGRLKDKLQDEISQREEAEANMQSFRQDVDNAALARLDLERKVESLQEEINFLKKLHDEEMLELQNQIQQQQHVQVDMEVAKPDLTAALRDVRLQYENLASKNIQESEDWYKSKFADLTEAAARNNEALRLAKQEANDYRRQVQALTCEVDALKGTNESLERQMREMEENFGLENGGYQDTISRLEVDIHNMKDEMARHLREYQDLLNVKMALDIEIATYRKLLEGEESRISTPLPNFSSLNLRDGLADSKPHFETSTTKKVVIKTIETRDGQVINESTQNHEDMD from the exons ATGTTTCAGGGAACGCCTTTACAGGCGCAGTCCGCTGATTCACCAGGGGTTGCAGCAAATTGCGACCACTTTGCTCCTTTTGCTGGTAGTT AAAAAGACAGCAGTGGGATGTCCTACAGAGTAGCTCCGCATTCTTCCTACAAGAAAATGTTTGGCGGGGAGCGTAACGCGACCAGGAGCAGCTACTCCAGCCGCCAGTTCTCCAGCCCACTGCGCTCCTCTCGGGTGTCCTTCGGGCTCTCCTCCGCTCCGAGCATTTACTCTGCCAAGACCCAGAGGCTCAGGAGCAGCGCGGCCATGCCCCGACTGGCCTCCGAGAATCTGGACTTCTCCCTGTCCGACGCCATCAACAACGAGTTCATCACGAACCGCACCAACGAGAAGGTGCAGATGCAGTCGCTCAACGACCGCTTCGCCAGCTACATCGAGAAGGTGCGCTTCTTGGAGCAGCAGAACAAGATCCTGCTGGCCGAGTTGGAGCAGCTGCGGGGCAAAGGCACGTCCCGGGTCGGGGATCTGTACGAGGACGAGATGCGGGAGCTGCGGCGCCAGGTGGACCAGCTCAGCAACGAGAAGGCTCGGGTGGAGGTGCACCGGGATAACCTGGCCGACGACATTGGCAGGCTGAAAGACAA GTTGCAGGATGAAATTTCCCAGCGGGAGGAAGCAGAAGCCAATATGCAGAGCTTTAGACAG GATGTGGACAACGCTGCCCTTGCCAGACTGGACCTGGAGCGGAAGGTTGAGTCGCTCCAGGAGGAAATTAACTTCCTCAAGAAGCTGCATGATGAG GAAATGCTGGAGCTACAAAACCaaatccagcagcagcagcatgtgcAGGTGGACATGGAGGTGGCCAAGCCAGACCTGACAGCAGCTCTGAGGGACGTCCGTCTGCAGTATGAGAACCTGGCCTCTAAAAACATCCAGGAGTCAGAGGATTGGTACAAATCCAAG TTTGCTGACCTCACCGAAGCGGCAGCTCGGAATAATGAAGCTCTGAGATTAGCCAAGCAGGAGGCCAACGACTACAGGCGTCAGGTTCAGGCACTAACTTGTGAGGTGGATGCCCTGAAAGGAACT aatgaGTCCTTGGAGCGCCAGATGAGGGAAATGGAAGAGAACTTTGGCCTGGAGAACGGTGGCTACCAGGACACCATCAGCCGCCTGGAGGTGGACATTCATAACATGAAGGACGAGATGGCCCGTCACCTCCGAGAGTACCAGGACCTTCTCAATGTGAAGATGGCCTTGGACATTGAGATCGCTACTTATAGAAAACTgctggagggagaggagagcCG GATCTCCACCCCATTGCCAAACTTCTCTTCTCTAAATCTCAGAG acGGATTGGCTGATTCAAAACCTCATTTTGAAACATCAACAACGAAGAAAGTTGTCATCAAGACCATTGAGACCAGAGATGGTCAG gtgaTCAATGAGTCAACCCAGAATCACGAGGACATGGACTAA